In Toxoplasma gondii ME49 chromosome VIII, whole genome shotgun sequence, a single genomic region encodes these proteins:
- a CDS encoding hypothetical protein (encoded by transcript TGME49_232040~Predicted trans-membrane domain (TMHMM2.0):352-375:652-672), giving the protein MEAHISTASSLGLSGEDDGDSVDSRRPASSVFSGPETPRQDPPSGEGGAVNDAVTGHATSRRQAEPSSPACSSVVRAASTASEVYSDVNGEVGRKGSSPSELGGRPASIAGLYWGASPVPGGAPSCSPPERFLSTGSCPPCTREHRRMLSRRAQTPRCGGFTSATLDVTAPASAFLQTHTPARNLATSGSFSSVSTHGTGPRPDAEARSVRTQEAERQEKGPRSRALFSEKERSTVYFDSRGQVLTSCLSEWEEEVEAHRCGTRAKHRRMMSHTLTHDGGAARDDRAICTDQMGGPGTVSGYYTGMGRRRRPSSPSRSLCAPLCGSWSCSATSFVSQWRKESAYGIYWIWTLGATMWVCLIGSILCLALGAWLIVEDNRHVECRLNYEDETLQEGGSRYSLLSITADLCGSRNSDLTELAGPYVYVYVEMENFFQNDAQILWSRNEAQLAGKIITDPKELSDCAPVVTAVVNNVSKVLHPCGALAWNVFTDRFQFLDAVPDDAVDSGPVKPLVVEQSQDILLSSLDWRSRFRNPPAAERAKYRDQVYFWMSQVDNDDGQDMYKSREEAKAELLMDRLNYDEAGEMVENGHFIQWMQVATFGTWRKLYGRIKGPVELPLFAYIAVTYDVKQWRGKKAIVLVQPSRFGGRTQFTGITYLVFGCILGVFAIYMMWKRWFKIDALADDAVKDIRWRVASRKGKKKLK; this is encoded by the coding sequence ATGGAGGCGCACATATCAACGGCGTCGTCGCTGGGGCTGTCCGGcgaggacgacggagacagtgtgGATTCTCGCCGCCCAGCTTCGTCCGTGTTTTCGGGCCCCGAGACGCCTCGGCAGGACCCGCCAtccggagaaggcggcgccgTGAATGACGCCGTGACGGGCCATGCGACGAGCAGGCGACAAGCTGAGCCGTCTTCTCCGGCGTGTAGCTCCGTCGTCCGCGCGGCGTCCACGGCGTCGGAGGTATACTCGGACGTGAACGGCGAAGTGGGGAGAAAAGGGTCCAGCCCCTCAGAACTGGGTGGGCGCCCTGCCTCGATCGCGGGCCTCTACTGGGGAGCCTCGCCGGTCCCGGGGGGGGCGCCCTCGTGCTCGCCCCCCGAGCGGTTCCTCTCGACAGGTTCGTGTCCCCCGTGCACCCGGGAGCACCGGCGCATGCTCTCTCGCCGAGCCCAAACTCCTCGATGCGGAGGCTTTACCTCGGCGACGCTGGATGTTACTGCACCcgcctctgcttttctccagACCCACACGCCGGCGCGGAACCTCGCGACGTCCggctccttctcttctgtttcaaCGCACGGCACCGGCCCGCGCCCAGACGCCGAGGCGAGGTCTGTCCGCACTCAAGAGGCCGAACGCCAAGAGAAGGGGCCCCGCAGTCGCGCGCTGTtcagcgagaaggaacggagCACCGTCTACTTTGACAGCCGTGGCCAGGTCTTGACTTCGTGCCTGAGCGAGTGGGAGGAGGAGGTAGAGGCGCACCGGTGCGGGACGAGGGCGAAGCACCGAAGAATGATGAGTCACACGCTGACCCATGACGGTGGCGCGGCCCGAGACGACCGCGCGATTTGCACGGACCAGATGGGCGGGCCTGGAACCGTCAGCGGGTACTACACCGGGATGggaaggcggaggcgaccgtcttcgccgtcgaGGAGTCTGTGCGCGCCGCTATGCGGCTCGTGGTCGTGCTCCGCAACCTCGTTTGTAAGTCAGTGGCGAAAGGAATCGGCGTACGGGATATACTGGATCTGGACCCTGGGCGCCACGATGTGGGTCTGTTTGATCGGGAGCATCCTGTGCCTAGCCCTCGGGGCGTGGCTAATCGTCGAGGACAATCGCCACGTCGAGTGTCGGTTGAACTACGAAGACGAAACCCTGCAGGAGGGAGGGTCGAGGTACTCGCTCCTGTCGATTACGGCCGATCTGTGTGGTAGTCGAAACAGCGATCTAACGGAGCTCGCGGGGCCGTATGTCTACGTTTACGTAGAGATGGAGAACTTCTTTCAGAACGACGCACAGATCCTCTGGAGTCGAAACGAAGCTCAGCTGGCCGGGAAGATTATCACGGATCCGAAGGAACTAAGCGACTGCGCCCCCGTCGTCACGGCCGTAGTCAACAACGTCAGCAAAGTGCTACACCCCTGTGGAGCTCTCGCCTGGAATGTCTTCACAGACCGCTTTCAATTCCTAGACGCGGTCCCCGACGACGCCGTCGACTCGGGCCCAGTCAAACCGCTGGTCGTCGAGCAGAGCCAAGACATCCTCCTCAGCTCCCTGGACTGGCGCTCGCGATTCAGGAACCCGCCGGCTGCGGAGCGCGCCAAGTACCGCGACCAGGTCTACTTCTGGATGAGTCAAGTCGACAACGACGATGGGCAAGACATGTACAAGAGccgcgaagaggcgaaggcggagtTGTTGATGGATCGACTCAACTACGACGAGGCCGGGGAAATGGTCGAAAACGGACACTTCATTCAGTGGATGCAAGTCGCAACCTTCGGGACGTGGCGAAAGCTGTACGGGCGCATCAAGGGGCCGGTGGAGCTCCCGCTGTTTGCATACATTGCGGTGACTTACGATGTCAAACAGTGGCGCGGCAAGAAGGCCATCGTGCTTGTCCAGCCGTCGCGCTTTGGGGGCCGGACACAATTCACGGGCATCACCTACCTTGTCTTTGGGTGCATCTTAGGCGTATTCGCCATCTACATGATGTGGAAGAGGTGGTTCAAGATCGACGCGCTCGCCGATGACGCCGTCAAAGACATTCGCTGGCGCGTGGCCAGTcgaaagggaaagaagaagctcaAGTGA
- a CDS encoding DnaJ domain-containing protein (encoded by transcript TGME49_232050~Predicted trans-membrane domain (TMHMM2.0):812-835:841-864): protein MAKKGKPTASKAQNKIPPVSAPQPESSDEEVESFRKTAGPSVFTLVSGKTKEGKNRHTGRSGSRRTDGSPAFSDGEDAEESGDEMGTGSRASMAYDALRSGAHRSSPGPAGSPGEEARKRQGKREKAKNAPRSGKRKEKEEGFSLAGLKARLFDSSTPLRSRLLRWLVNACVALAIIGVFALKAAEEYYGQDEDTGGQQTEQHLAALQLDSGATEADIRKAYRTLSVRWHPDKNPGCAGCQARFTEVAVAYEYLMKAQKKKKESNGAGERERHRGDGEDALARTSKDIIDLTSLGPNDTFYPASGRHVWTIMLHNDKDEFSEHVMEMWEETALTLGKYFKYGVINVRKNKDLTKRLPVNIKIFPAILVMSSGMHPEVYPAITRPSVESIYSFIARSFPNPIASLSSAAEVQAFLSASTAPGVSALAQPYKLVVVPSRSSPTVPSLLLKHAAHKYLPLFSFGYVHNLESLLASKAETKDLFAVLQDPPQWLTDGEKAISAAKQTPLEFAEEDLRSSLVFLLFVDEGKGVRRFVEKLTVRKSRVTQNALFAQLHNLLASFQQHIHPYIYQQNAALLCRGTLEQRVYTLVRVEGPKKEGESGLQKTSPDAVLSAEEISVLLQRSREKLLKDKAKDKPQRSAKEPENGDDEDSEEEGEEEEVPVEEEEGSKDGSFFVQTVRLSLDAPPLLPSLPGLSTSSLFFSFWKDELDFSRLFLLDLDGSRFLSLHDASTPPTGQTGSSQETEAEKQRQRSVLVELYQLLDAQQYKSDDEETDEKHLDFQPLPDYCDVHQFTKRCLASASPAWYWSAVYSFFDFSWNHVLLLAIVVALYFLGGGLSSEMVVMLVLGGSLLIGGWSNFQAIFNFFMGVGRK, encoded by the exons ATGGCAAAAAAAGGCAAGCCAACAGCCTCAAAGGCGCAAAACAAAATCCCCCCCGTGTCGGCTCCTCAGCCCGAGTCGAGCGATGAGGAAGTCGAGTCTTTCAGAAAAACCGCTGGGCCGAGTGTCTTCACGCTCGTG tctggaaaaacgaaggaaggaaaaaacagacacacaggcCGTTCCGGCAGCCGACGCACAGACGGCAGTCCGGCGTTCTCTGACGG GGAAGACGCTGAGGAGAGTGGAGACGAAATGGGAACTGGAAGCCGAGCCTCGATGGCTTACGACGCCCTGCGGTCAGGCGCGCACCGCAGCAGTCCAGGACCCGCGGGTTCCcccggcgaggaggcgcggaagcgccaaggaaaacgagaaaaggcgaagaat GCTCCTCGCTCaggcaagagaaaggagaaggaggaaggcttctctctggcggGGTTGAAGGCACGGCTGTTCGACTCCAGCACTCCTCTGAGGAGTCGTCTTCTGCGGTGGCTTGtcaacgcatgcgtcgcgcTCGCAATCATCG GCGTCTTCGCACTgaaagctgcagaagagtATTACGGCCAAGACGAAGACACGGGAGGCCAGCAGACCGAGCAGCACTTGGCAGCTCTTCAGCTGGACTCTGGCGCCACGGAGGCCGACATCCGCAAAGCGTACAGAACCTTGTCTGTTCGATG GCACCCTGACAAGAATCCGGGGTGTGCGGGATGCCAAGCGCGCTTCACTGAAGTGGCCGTCGCGTACGAGTATTTGATGAAGGctcagaagaaaaagaaggagagcaacGGCGCAGGCGAGCGAGAGCGccacagaggagacggcgaagacgctCTTGCGCGCACCAGCAAAGACATCATCGACCTCACTAGTCTGGGCCCAAATGACACCTTTTACCCTGCTTCAGGCCGACACGTCTGGACAATCATg CTGCACAATGACAAGGACGAATTCAGCGAGCATGTGATGGAAATGTGGGAGGAAACAG CGTTGACGCTGGGGAAATACTTCAAGTATGGGGTCATCAATGtgaggaagaacaaggacCTGACGAAACGTCTTCCTGTCAATATCAA AATTTTCCCGGCAATCCTCGTCATGTCGAGCGGCATGCATCCCGAG GTGTATCCCGCAATCACGCGGCCGTCCGTGGAGAGCATTTACAGCTTTATCGCTCGCAGCTTCCCAAATCCAATCGCGAGTCTCTCCTCTG CTGCGGAGGTGCAGGCCTTCCTGTCTGCCTCGACTGCGCCGGgagtctctgctctcgcccAGCCGTACAAGCTGGTGGTGGTTCCCTCGCGTTCGTCTCCAActgttccttcgcttcttctcaaGCACGCTGCTCACAAGTacctgcctctcttctccttcggctACGTGCACAACTTGGAGAGTCTGTTGGCCAGCAAAGCGGAAACGAAGGACCTCTTTGCGGTGCTTCAAGATCCCCCGCAGTGGCTGACtgacggcgagaaggcgatCAGCGCCGCGAAACAGACGCCGCTCGAATTCGCTGAAGAGGACTTGCGCTCCTCTCTggtctttctgctcttcgttGACGAGGGCAAGGGCGTCCGGAGATTCGTCGAGAAACTGACGGTTCGGAAGTCGCGTGTGACGCAGAACGCTCTCTTCGCGCAGCTCCACAACCTGCTGGCCTCCTTCCAACAG CACATCCATCCGTACATCTACCAACAGAACGCCGCTCTCTTATGCCGAGGCACACTCGAGCAGCGGGTGTACACTCTCGTTCGAGTTGAGGGtccgaagaaggaaggcgagagcggcTTGCAGAAGACCTCCCCAGACGCGGTTCTTTCTGCCGAGGAAATCAGCGTCCTTCTCCAGCGTTCCCGGGAGAAACTTCTCAAGG acAAGGCAAAGGACAAGCCGCAAAGGAGTGCAAAGGAGccagagaacggcgacgacgaggactccgaggaagaaggggaagaagaagaagtccctgtggaagaagaggaaggaagcaaagacgGAAGTTTCTTTGTTCAGACG gtCCGTTTGTCTCTGGACGCGCCTCCGCTGCTACCGTCGCTCCCGGGTCTGtcgacatcttctctcttcttctcgttctggAAAGACGAGCTGGATTTTTCGAGACTCTTTCTGCTCGACTTGGACGGCAgtcggtttctctcgctgcatgACGCCTCCACCCCACCGACTGGCCAGACGGGCTCGAGTCAAGAAACTGAGGctgagaagcagcgacagagaagtgTATTGGTGGAACTGTATCAGCTGTTGGATGCGCAACAGTACAAGtccgacgacgaagaaactgATGAAAAGCACCTCGATTTCCAGCCTCTCCCCGACTACTGCGATGTGCACCAGTTCACTAAACGATGCCTTGCCAGTGCCTCACCGGCGTGGTACTGGTCTGCGGTCTACAGCTTCTTCGATTTCTCGTGGAACCAC GTTCTCCTTCTGGCCATTGTGGTGGCACTCTATTTCTTGGGCGGCGGCTTGAGCTCTGAG ATGGTTGTCATGCTCGTGTTGGGCGGCTCTCTGCTGATTGGTGGCTGGTCGAACTTCCAGGCGATATTCAACTTTTTTATGGGTGTGGGACGGAAGTGA
- a CDS encoding hypothetical protein (encoded by transcript TGME49_232035): MLVHHEDVRSHWRRRKFVCNLAACCSATLKTETLQGSCACGVDVTFLERSRQRIRFACCGAAKEESEQNLLFLHLLVLCQGDARVPSPQRHCVGLECARLHVRVNSLEGETRVSPETLLENLVTENRLVGGHAGSVP; this comes from the exons ATGCTTGTTCACCATGAAGATGTGAG ATCTCACTGGCGACGAAGGAAGTTTGTATGCAACCTAGCAGCCTGTTGCTCAGCCACACTCAAAACTGA AACCCTCCAAGGGTCCTGTGCTTGCGGCGTGGACGTCACGTTTCTTGAGAG GTCGAGGCAAAGAATCCGCTTCGCCTGCTGCGGCGCAGCAAAGGAGGAATCCGAGCAAAATCTGCTTTTCCTGCATTTGTTGGTCCTCTGCCAGGGAGACGCACGAGTTCCTAG TCCCCAGCGGCACTGCGTTGGGCTCGAG TGCGCTCGTCTCCACGTCCGTGTTAATTCCctggaaggcgagacaagAGTGTCGCCGGAAACGCTGCTCGAGAATCTAGTCACGGAGAACCGTCTCGTTGGCGGTCATGCGGGATCAGTGCCCTAA